GCATACTTAAATTTCCAAATCATCAACAGAACCATATTTATACGTTATAacacaaaaccaacaaaattaacaaaatcatcaacataatATGTTCATCCCAAACACATTTTTAACAAAAGGAATATCAATTCCAGGCAAACCAGGCAACTCATATATGCATGCTTATTTACATACAATATGGATAATGCACAAAAATACTTCAGTGCCTAATCTACACAGCAAATGTTCAAAAgtctgaactttgaaaagatTAAATGGTGTTTCCTTCTGTGCCACTAAaagaaaagtatataaaaaatacgggtggatttgaaaaatgagaaagttaTGGATGAAATCACcacaaaaacaacataaaaaattacatatttttggaTAACGGATTCTCCAAACATAATCAGcaaaataaacccaaattaccaatcaacaaattaaaatccaatCATTTGACCGTATAAATCAGTATACAACAGGGGCAGTCTAGGAGGTTACTGTGGTGAACCAAGATCTGGAAGAAGCACTATCAAGAGCCAAATCTGGAAATAACTatagaaaaaatcaatattaccaACACAAAGATTTGATTAAAGAACAGGGACATGGGTTTGGGTAACTACCAACTTCGAATCTTCGATGGACAATGATTAATCTAGATTGAGAATGTAAGAGATCAATAGGCGATGGGGATTCGAGGGACGGTGTTTGCATAGCTACAACACACCTCAAAAGGCCACCGAGAAGACGAAATGGGGAGAGGGGGGAACTTAGGATCTAGAAACGGCACTATATAATAAACTATGAatctatgatatatattaatatattaatatgaatattactaatactaatatcactacaccacatggagtacacttcacatgtactcccttcacattaCTCtatgccacacagagtacactccacgtgtactcttcccaatccacacaaCGTCACATCATCACCACAACACGTACTTCACAACCACACTTCCCAACTATGCCCAATACTTCACATACACAACACATCATAATACAAAGAACTCtacaatactaacagcacagtttacatctaatcaactaatcaacatctagcataaataacgagggatagagagttatactaTCAACGGGGTTGACCCGTGCGTTGATCGCTGACCATCACGGTTGATGACAttggaagggtcgtacgtggcagctaacccacgtacagtggCTGTTTGGGAGCTGTTTGGGCATTTTGATAGCTAAGtatggtcttggaagggctcatggtggcctggTGGCGGTAAGGGGAGGAACTCGGCatatctagccatgtacagtggcggttaGCCATGCATAGTGGCTGTCCACCATGTAAAGTGGCAGTTCTTGAAAGGGGCCGAGCATGGAGGGGCTTGGAAGGACCTTGGCGAGGTGGTGGTGGCGTCGGGGTGGTGCCACGGTGGCTGGAGGCGGCGGATCTAGCTTGGAGTGGAGGAATGACCCgtgagagtgtgagagagaggggaCGTGCAAGAGGAGTAGATCAGAGCTATGGGTGGCTGGGGTAGGCTAATGGTGACCAGAGGAAGCTCCGGTGATGGTGCGGCGGCCTGAGTAGCCACGGGTGGCGGCATACGGCGGTGGGAAGGGGAGAACCCGTGCTTTGAGGGAGGGAGCCCGTGCGTGAGAGAGAGGCTATGGTCCTCGGGTCAgggggaggaggaagagggaggGAAGGGGGAGCTTGTGGTGGTGCTCGGTGGCCTGGGTAGCCGCATACGGCGACACTAGGGTTGTTGGTGGCATTGAAGCCGTGcgaaacccatttatgggttgGGTGCGTGCGTGCGAcggagggggagagggaggatgCCGTGGCTTGGGTTCCATGGAAAGGGTTCACCGGCGAGAGGGGAGGCCGTTGGTGGCGGTGCAGTGGCTTGgttggccgcgtacggcggtgGAAAGGGGTTGTGCAAGGTGAAACCATGCGTGAGAGGCTGCGTGCGTGCGTGGGGGAGAACGGTTACAAGCTGGGAGCTGGGTTTGCCGATGGGAGCTCGCCGGCGTGATAGGACACCTGtggtggtggcagtgaggcCAGGCGACGCTGGGCTAGGCAGAGGAAGAATCTGCTAGGGAGAGGGGACGTGCAGCGTACAACataaggggagagagaggagagaaagagagggaagggaaaagtgagggagaaggaagagggggtCTGGGTTTTAATCTTGATCCCTTTATCATGGAATCCTCAAAACGATCTAACAATAGaagattaaaacactgatttgaaaatgcgtaaacattaacttaattaaaaatatcaagaggaattaaggtaaaatattatttaaactaaattttagtttataaaataatattccttgattattaataaaatgatgaaatcttacttaatatctttaaaagaataaaatcatttaatttaattagagttttaaacataatttaaatctcataatattttaaataactggaatcattttaataatattattaaaatgatgtccgacaattataatatttttggagtcaTGAACATTCAATTATATAGGTCAACTAAAACCCAACTCGTTAAGTTAAATgtgtcaaattttcaaactctaACCCAACTCATTTAGATAATGGGTAGGGTCGTGTCATGTCACTTGTTTTGACCCGTTTaagaattaattagaaatatgttaacacgatacgactcatttaaacttgtttgttcaatataaatgggttgaactaaaATACATAACttatttgacctgattaatataatatcacataaaaattaaaatctatatttattaataacgacaataacttaaaaaatatatatcaatatttttcaaattttaacatataataaaattaatattacaaaccatattgtaacaaatatgagcatagatctaaaattataatctcaacaataaaaatataaacataatgagaaatttcaatattacaatttaaaaataataaaattttaattttgaaataaattttaaacaagtcaaaacggattgattttgttttatgcaGGTTAACCCGTTATTGACCCgtttataaattatgttttaacaAGTCTACCCGTTTTAATCCGAATCTATTAACATCAAACCTTAAGGATAATTTCACATCGTATTCGTATTAAATTTATTGATcgtcatcttaatttttaagtcatgttttcaactttgataatcgtgagtttttttctttttattattgcaaCATTTGTAATCCATAAGTCACATCAACGCTAATAATCGAGAATcgcatacaaaaaataaaaaatctattaaaagaaatttaaaatgtgAAACGCCTAGATTGCGAGATATAAGAGCGAATTGGGTCGGGCGACCCATTTGATGCGGAGTGGGAGCTACCAGAATACTTGAGTGTGATCTAAGTTATAGGTGTTGCTTGGTTATGTCCAATGAAAAATAGtaattgatttattatttatagttattatttaatttcacatcttatatttataagataTAGAGTGTAAAATCTTAAATAGTAACTGACGAGAAAAGTTTTTTATTTCCAATTGCACTTGGATCGCAAGACCGACGCACACTATGCTTTGCTGGAACAGCACCATGCAAGCAATGCTCAAGGCATTGTCTAGGATTATTTTCTAGTTATAGATCATTTTCTTTATAGCTTTCATGGTTCACTTAGTTATTCTCTGACTGTAATTATTTTCCAGTCGAGAATTATGGACCATTATACTGCACTCTTAATAAAGTGCTCTGTAAAGTCTGTcataccaatattacaacttaagtTAATTTCAGTGGAGTGTAAATGTATTAATTTACTACAATGCAACTTAATTTAATTGACATTTAGCATAAATGCAAATTGAAGACTTGTCCATGACTATATGCTTActtaattcaatatttaaatcaAGGTTTTATTAATCACATCCTCCAATCTCATCCACTATTTCATTCATCTTACctcatatttatcttttgtttttgttctagaaaccaacaaacaaacacaaactaaatatttttcaatacagATTAAAGGATTTTTTAATCATACGGttcatgaaagatgaaataaaagtggTAAAAGACCGCacctttttttataaaggagcAAATGTTAGGTATCAAAACCAAATAGAAtatagaacttaaaaaaaaaagttttcctcACTATATAAAATCTTACAAAACCAAATAGTCTTTGAACGACGACAAAGAATAGGTTGGCACTCACATCTGTGTTTGTGCGTGACGGTTTGTGTGTTTTGGGTTTTAGAGATGGCAAAGTCAAAGATCACAAGAACGACATCAAAAATCCATGCAATATCCTTGCCATATGTGGAGTAAAGAAGCTAGTTTTACTCAAATCAATTCCTTCCATGggcaaatcttaagagcaaatgTTTCCTTCTTGGCTATCCGAAAAACACAGCTAAAGCGAAGGACGACAAAAGGCAACATAACAAGGTGCAGATCAAGTGTCTGTGTGAAGGAAGAAGTGAATGAGAATGGAGACAGGACGAAAATGCGAAAGAGATAGCCTACAAGCAGTAAGCAAGAACGGCTGAAAAGTCGTTGTGCGCTAGTTTGTAGTTGAGGGGCATAGTAGGGGTGCCcctttctaaaatttatatttaatataaggtAAGCTTTTTGAAACACTAATTTTGGAGTTTTCCCGCACAAGCAGTAGTTGTTGTCAGTTGGTGCCATAGGAGGGTGTTGGGTTAAAGTCCCACATCGAGCAATACCCTCGCATTTAGTAGCCACCGTTGAGTTTGAAACTCTGAACAGACTGTCGGTGATAAGTCGGAGGAAGGTGAGGATGACGTCAAGTCATCATGCCTCTTATGCCCTAGGTGACACCCTCGTTACAATGATCAAGACAAAGGGTTGAGATCTCATGAGGGTGAGGCCAACCCCTGCCCATCAGGAGGTTCACATCCATTTAGAAACATATCTAAAGGGGTAAAGAGAGAAGTCAATAGAGAACTACCAAACCCAATGACTTTGATTTGTTTGACCCATTCTGTCATCAATCACTACTGGGTCGGTTTGTGAGTCACccaaaaaaaagcataaaaaaaactcaagcatatatgttttatgaaatgatcAGCTGCCTCATTTATGTTATGCCCTACATCGTGTTCATGTTTGTTTATTGAGCTTTCTTCACTTCAACGCCATGCGCTTTGCTTCACTTTATAGAAGAGAGAGACCATTGTCTTAAGACTGAAAAGCAAGCGCAAGCAATAGAAATGATGGTACTTCATGCGAACAAACAAACCAACCCCAAAAAACTTACCAAAAGGACAATAACATCCAACTCAACAAGAAACAGTCAAACCAAGAGCAAATCTATTACTATCACTATCACTATCACTATCATTTTCTATGAGCAAGTTTTCTTCCTCATCCTCCTAATTTTCATCACTATCTTcgtcattaataaaatcaatggGATCTATAGGTCGTAGAAATTCTAGAATGGCTGACACATTAACTTCAACATAATGAAATGTAGTCAATTCCTATGGTTTCAACAATTGGATATAGTTTTTAAGACTCGTTCTCTTGATAAGCCTAATATGGTTCTTTATTGTTGGGGTCACATGCTTATGTAGGCAAGACATCATACATGTTCTTGCCAACAATGTTTTGCACAACTTTCCAATCACTTCCCTATCTAGCATCATGGAGATAAAATACTTGTTGTGTTTGGGATGCCAACATGAATGGGTCTACCTTGTTCCATATACAATATATGTTAATGTTGGTATGATGTGCATCTACATATAGTCTCTTTTGATCACTAATGTCccacaaataacattttaagAGGTATACATGAAGACAATCCATGTAGCACAACTACAATATATCTTTTAGCACACATTTGCATCGTATCCCCTATTAACTACCATGCCACAACATTGGGTGCGACGATTTAGTTCATAATCGTTTGTATAGAAcattgtttaattatttatacaacCTGAGTATAACAAAATTCAAGGGCTAGAACCACACGCTAATGAGTAAATTTCATCCGATACATCGTTAGGACACAACATACACCTTTTTTTCATCTGTTGGATTGAAGTATAGAGAaggtatttaaaattaatatgaacAAGCTAGTTAATTCACATACGTCAATAAGAGTAGAAATCATTTAAACTAGTAGCGTACACATCCCTTGAACCACTCAAGGGATGCCTCACTTCAACTTTTTGCATTGATCTTCTCATAATGCTCACTACAACATGAAGTACATGTAaatacaacattaatatatacaaaatgaaatagataaacATAAAATACTCAAAACCAAAACTCACTTGACGTAGTCTGCAATCTCCATAtaattaggttgtgtttggatattgaagtgagttgagttaagttgagttgagatgataaaatattattagaatattattttttaatattattattattttaaaattaaaaaaattgaattatttattatattttgtattgaaatttaaaaaaattataatgatgagttaaaatgagttgagaagaattaagtaaccaaacgaaaccttaattAACATGTACGATGtgctttttaaaaagaaaaagaatttaataGCTTTTTCAGGAAGCTTACGGgtctaagaaaagaaaaaaaattaattgtttattttggaagCCTAAGGGTTCAAAGGTTGAgatgaactttttattttaatcaaatcTTTTCTCATAAACTAGAGAGATAGATTATGGAAATCTATCCACCtcaataatgatattttttatctatCAATTTAATAGTagagaataattatattattttttaaatgaataaatttaaaggatttaaagaaaaatattttaaagtcttaaaaataatacaattgatttattttaataaatcatattttaaaatcaagaatattcatcttaaaataaaataattaaaaaaataaaaaaaattgtttatttcaaaatatttaatttaagaaattaataaaatgacgtaaatCATAGGATTcggatattaaaaataaagcaCGAGAGCCGCATTAATATGGACCTGTTATTactatatacaaataatttattattatttataaattatttattaatattaacaaataaactctatgaaaaatttaaaataaataaataaaaaataaacaaaaaactaataaattgtAAAACTCATCACTAACCCACGTGATACCCATCCCCTAGCCTGATGGAACCCATCCGGACGACCTTAGGAACGCCAGTGGATAGGTCCTCACCTGCACCCGTGTCTTTTTCATAGACCTTCGTATCATGTCCAAACCCATCATCCATACATCCGTCCAATCAAGGACCCATCCAATGCAAAAGGACAATGTTACCCCTGAGAAGAAGGTACCAAGAAAAACCACGGGGAAAGTGAGAGGCACCGAGACAGtgatggaataaaatatttctggACGAGGGTACAGTGGGACCCACTCTAAAGCGATAGGGGAGAGTAGCTGGCTTCCAATTGGGTGGACGAAGATGACATGACCGTGCTTTAGGATAAGCACGCCACCTGttcccttttatttcttttatcaataaataaatgttaGCTCACGTGACACtcgaaaataaacaaaacaagaaaacaaacaaaagctagcataaataaaattcgagaatttgattttttttttttaaaagaccaacttttatctaattacgatgatgtaatattatttattgattttttaatttcatattttaaaaagtaaataataataaaatgtaagCAGGACATGAATACTTTAgggacgtttggattcgaaaatgacttgaaatgagttgagatgagttaaaataaattgtgaatagtaatgagatgaattgtgaataatagtgagatttgtgagttaaaattgttgaatagtaatgaatagtagtgagatgagttgagatgagttgagatgacttacgaatctaaacatttattttatattactctttaaataaaaactacTATCTAGAAAGTCTGaggttaattaataaaataatgaggaATTATGATCTAAagattttttagttaatttcttcaatagtattaaatatttaataaatattaaaatgtttttaatttttttataaaataacttacaaaCCTTATTCTtctgttaatttttctttctaaaagaaaatctaaCTTTATCACTTTTGAAAATTAGGAAAATAGCAATATTTCAGGGTGGTTGCAAAAGTCCAAAAACCTCGACCATCTCGCCAAAAGTAGCAGCGTTTGGACGGGGCTTGGTTTGTTTCTTAAAtctttatcaattttaatttattattataattttttaaattttaatataaaatattttaaataatttaattttttaaaatttttaaatttttaaataataataataataataaatattaaatttaatttaaaattagattcaaCTCAATTTAGCTGAGAGCAGCCTTAGCAAGCATTTAAAAACTACTTCTGGTTTTCCCAATcctttcttctctctcctcctcccCTATAAATTCCCCTCTTCTTCCCCCACTTATCCACCTTACGGCAAAACCACCCATTCACCGAACAACAAATTCCAGAGTAAAccgaaaaaacaaacaaaaaagaatgaaCTATCTGAACCGTGTTTGGATGGCGGCGAGCGTCGCAGTGGTGCAAGGCCACGCGGATCAGGGGCGTAAATTGAAATCCGGCGTTAATTCCTTTCAACTCGGTAGAAGGAAGTTCTTCGGCAACAACGATTCCTCGGATCTACGGCCACTATCCTGCTTGGACGGATCGGATCTATACGAGTTTTTGGGAAATTCGGACATCGAAGAAAGGAAGAGACAGGCCGACGAGTCTCTCAGGCGGGTCATGTACTTGAACTGTTGGGGCCAGGGCTGAGGCGTGGCGAAATGAGCTGAAATTGGAGCCGGAAGTCGGGAGTAGTGGGTGACTCGGGGGAGACCGAGTAGGATCGATCTGGACTGAGGACAGATCTGGCAGGGGAGTCGAGAGTTTTCGGGGAGAGGATGAGATGTATGGATGTAAATCACTAATCTCGTAAATTTGtatagaaacaagaaaacagtTTTTATATCAGTGAATTCTCTCTCTGGTTCTGAAATCTGTTGGGTTTTGCTGGCGACATACTCATATGAACTCTTACTTTTTCTAGATGTTGGTTCAAATTGGAAATCCTAGATTTTAGATAGCATAAATTAAGGATGCGCAgttcaaatttataatgacccgagtggatatattttcatataaaaggATGGAAAACTCTACTTGAAAGTGAATTCGAAACGGTGCTTGTTGAAGAGGCGCacccttctccttcttccattGCTAACAGATTTTCCTCATCTAACAGTGGAAGCAACTGTGTGAGCCCACCATTTCAGATTATTTTTCATGTCAATGTCATCGCTCAAGGGAGGAATTTTCCAAATCATCAATGGGTTCTGTGACTTTCTTCTCTCTAGAACCTCCCAAGCTTCAGAAAGATAAGGCCTTGAAGTTGCAGATTCATCAGTaccatcttcttcctcatcttcctTCCCAAATCTTCGCAACCCAGGAACGACTGAAGCTAAGATTGAATTCCTATCTTCTTCTGAGAAAACAAAACCCAGATCCATAAACCCTTTTAGCTCTGCAAACTCAAGGGTAGACAGGCTCTTGGTTTCGCTTCTCTTCTTTCTACTACATGTGACCTTCTTCTTGGACGATACTTGAAGATCTGTTGGATTAATTTTCTCCGGTTCCGTGATTTCTTTTCCAGAAAGGATGGTACGGAGCTTTGGTGAGAGAAGGACTGTATCTGGTGACATAGAGCCGTAATTGAAGCTTGCTTTAGAGCTCAATTGGTCACTCAGGGACCTTCTATGGAGGGTTGGGACGCGAGAAATCTCTGGTTTTCGCgggttttcttgaatttgatgagCTGTGTTTGCTTCGAAGTCGGACGAATTCTGTACATTTGAGAGttgtttcttgaagattttgaggCCAAACCAGTAAAAATCAAAGAGCTCTATGACCTCCTCTGGATCCATCGATGGCCGGCTATGAAGGAAAAAAGATAGATTTTTCTAGTTTGTGTACAATAAGAGCCCTTGTAATTTgtaaatgcatatatatgggAAAACTCTTGAAAGCGAATTCACCAAATACGGAGGGGGAGGCGGAAATGGTGAAACTGAGACAATTCACagcctctttttcttctttcgtattttctttttttgttttgttaaaaaaaaaaacaaaaacaaaacaaaaaacaagctGACTGCCATTCCGCGGGATCAGTGCTCCAAAGCGCCTGCACTTGGAGTGGGAGTGGGAGTGGGAGTGGGGAGCTCCCAGAAaagagttatttatttatttaactgaAACAAACTTTATTAATCTGCaagcatatttatttttataattattgttatcttatttaatcatcacattttaaatttttatataaaataaaataaataatttaaaattttcaaattttaaaataaaattaatattaaaaaaatatattttaataatattttatttaacttaataACCATCTTATTTCGTTTATAACTACAGAATTTGCTTCGGGAGTGGCAGAATTCAATAGCTTGAAAATCCATAGTCAAACTCCTAATATTAGCAAGTATAGCCCTCTGTTCAGACAGAACCTCCTCTTCAGCATTaacatttcaaaaataatttgagtCTGTCTCGACTATTAAAGTAGCAAGAGCTTCAATAGTCAAAACATAACACACTCTTTGTACCACATTATTAACAGCCATTAAAACAGAACATTGCGTAAAACAGCACCCACAC
This genomic interval from Juglans regia cultivar Chandler chromosome 3, Walnut 2.0, whole genome shotgun sequence contains the following:
- the LOC108979784 gene encoding uncharacterized protein LOC108979784, whose amino-acid sequence is MDPEEVIELFDFYWFGLKIFKKQLSNVQNSSDFEANTAHQIQENPRKPEISRVPTLHRRSLSDQLSSKASFNYGSMSPDTVLLSPKLRTILSGKEITEPEKINPTDLQVSSKKKVTCSRKKRSETKSLSTLEFAELKGFMDLGFVFSEEDRNSILASVVPGLRRFGKEDEEEDGTDESATSRPYLSEAWEVLERRKSQNPLMIWKIPPLSDDIDMKNNLKWWAHTVASTVR